The Dokdonella koreensis DS-123 genome has a segment encoding these proteins:
- a CDS encoding GEVED domain-containing protein: MALLAGAFVVLAAPAGATTVWEDYQGRASVPGSPGTSDPPLPAAANNYLNLSAGAVNNLRAVSADPANATRTGSSPAIDNGLNVTLCNLVDNPSSTACDLLLQGRVTYALIRFPTAGTWALSVAHDDEVEVQLSTDYTNTNYRNASYDIPVGAIGSWTTSPAVFESLGNFTVGQPDSCALLRMYWNNQGGINFARLAWRTPASAPVSAGVLIPAAQLFDPGDPASSAGCAGSITGTGTSITLNKIVDSRVDVADQFRVRVANGGNAGDFREAITVGSGIGQQASTGAMPATAGVGYRLVDAMASGSASTLDAYQASIECTRNGTPFVPTPVSTGTEIVWEVTPAANEQITCNITNAAVSGGAPICANTNMSSQWRFGQFAGLDFSSGLVVVVPSAVNTLEGVATTSDNAGNLLFYTDGLTVWNRNDVPMPNGTGLFGDPSSTQSALIVPVPGSTDRYYLFAANQSFTGTGRISYSIVDMSLNGGLGDVTATKNVVLQSANPAESPIVLGNAAEKLSGVAKANGQDAWVVTSTQSGSQLYVWSVTASGVTLAASPDPGGAAITFSGEMDFSPDGTRLALANVNAGTVHVYDFDTTTGTIGNKRVITGVPSAYGMEFSPNSAVLYASRGGATVQSVYQFDMTAPTFPSTPADATATFDSAANGFKAIELGPDGRLYVAQASGSHTAVNGLDIVAFPDVVGTGAGYSQNPGIFPPGSASTSGLPNGFTCPVTALAVDWGDAPASYGTLLANDGPRHGIPGYDPVAHTAPLMLGARIDGDADGQPSANADGDDATGIDDEDALSGPIVLQPGGTSITLQVPVTNATGSAATLYAWIDLDGDGVFDAGEFTSTAVADGATSATLAWTGLAPLTDGLTTHARLRLTTAALPAGAAPNGGDARALGIAPDGEVEDHPVVVATSVPLTCEVPYKDTFGAGAGPGPALPLGRTTYTYTTSPAPNDGFYTISPGINGLGAWFSGPDHTGDPDGRLMLVNAGGPDERFFAQSFTNLVAGARYDFSAWITNVCNRGASASCVTLPQVEFRIIDPATGAVLQSLDTGPIAHSTVLQWNHYSLTFVASQPTVRLELVNRVPAAPGYSGNDLALDDIAIGQVCELGDAPDSYGTLNASDGAGHVLQGPMLGAARDGENDGVPGPGADGDDLNGIDDEDAFTGPITLAAGSGPHTLAVPVSNIAIATHLYCWIDFDGNGSFDDDEAATVTLASGATSGTCSWPGGASQALGFGQNTYARFRVTTVELGNTGLPGAQDSRSIGVAPDGEVEDHRVVTPTAPSVALTKALTGESGSAAGQAEPGEQLTYTITLANTGGSAATGYGVTDALDPNTSFVSASNGGSHAAGVVTWTNLTVPAGGSLTLTVVVTVNDPLPAGVSQIANVAYETGTTPPACPPAGGQCVVIPTAPSVSLTKALTGESGSVTGQAELGEQLTYTITLANAGGSAATAYGVTDALDPNTSFVSASNGGSHAAGVVSWTNLTVPAGGSLTLTVVVTVNDPLPAGVSRIANVAYETGTTPPPCPPAGGQCVVIPTVPQLSVAKSAGTPTATGTPGQFTLAYTITVGNAGGSAGQYDLSDTFDFNGATVTAVTTPAYASSTGDIQDGIPGGFGAPAGGTIVTGETLGALGSETWTYTVTYLLDDPVTAADCADPAGGLRNRAALGGGASGAPPATTCTGAPNVNLLKTAGAPVPTGTPNEFTLAYTVEVSNTGSLAGLYTLGDTLTFAGATVTAISTPVFASSTGDPQDGTLGAFAAPAGGTIVTDEPIAASGAERWAYTATYVVTDAGAAQDCADPAGGLRNRADLGGSFSGQSSTCTGAAAVVLGKSASGPTPTGTANEYAIDYLVSVQNNGTLGGVYDLADTFTFPGATISAVSAVTHGGGDPLSTPLGTLTVAGGTIVTGETIAAGGEETYAYRVTFTLDSVAGVGTCSASGGLRNRAALGGSAAGQVETCTNVPDLAVSKTATGPVPTGVSGQYEITYTVDVINAGEAAGTYDLADAFAYAGATVDAVSAVVHAGLDPLATTLGTLTAAGGTIVTGETIAAGGGESYTYTVTFTLTDPAAASDCADPAGGLRNRATLGGSATGEAATCTGAPDVTLAKALTAESGSQAGIAEPGEQLTYTITLTNAGGADAVGYGVTDPLDANVSFVSADNGGTHAGGVVTWTNLTVPANGTLALTVVVTVNDPLPAGVTEVANAAHQTGTPPPDCTATPLPPNCTITPTPAVVAIAKALAGESGSLAGVAEAGEQLTYTITLTNSGGSDAVGYAVSDRLDPNTAFVSADNGGVHAAGVVTWTVTVPASGSITLTVVVAVNDPLPAGVTQVANVAYQTGTTPPPCPPAGGQCVVIPTEGAVVIAKALAGESGSAPGVAEPGEQLTYTITLTNTGGSAVAGYAVSDRLDPNTSFVSATNGGVHNAGVVTWTATVPANGSVTLTVVVAVNDPLPAGVTQVANVAYQAGTTPPPCPPGGPQCVVIPTEGAVLVAKSVTDAGGNGLAEPGETLTYAIVLTNTGGSAVTGYGLTDALDPNTGFISADNGGVHAGGVVTWANLTIPASGTLSVTVVVTVNDPLPAGVGQIANVAHEAGTPPPVCTAVPAPANCATIPTPTRPQVQVTKTASASSVSPTGSVVYTVTVANVGSVDAANVTVSDPLPAGISSYVWTCAAAGGAVCPNASGSGALAETIATLPAGSTVVYTIHATIGGNPPGSIVNVVTLTPPGDAVCAPGNTPPPCRADVPITVAPPREPTPVPVDSRWMLLVLGLLLMAGALWEQRR, translated from the coding sequence ATGGCCCTTCTCGCCGGTGCATTCGTCGTGCTGGCCGCACCCGCGGGCGCGACGACGGTGTGGGAGGACTACCAGGGACGTGCGAGTGTCCCGGGAAGCCCCGGAACGAGCGATCCGCCGTTGCCGGCCGCTGCCAACAACTACCTGAATCTCAGTGCCGGCGCGGTGAACAACCTGCGCGCGGTGTCCGCTGATCCGGCAAACGCGACGCGGACCGGCAGCAGCCCGGCGATCGACAACGGACTCAACGTCACGCTCTGCAACCTGGTCGACAATCCGAGCAGCACGGCCTGCGACCTGCTGCTCCAAGGGCGCGTCACCTATGCCCTGATCCGCTTCCCGACCGCAGGCACCTGGGCCCTCAGCGTCGCCCATGACGACGAGGTCGAGGTGCAGCTCTCGACCGACTACACCAACACCAACTACCGCAACGCCTCCTACGACATTCCGGTGGGCGCGATCGGTTCGTGGACCACTAGCCCGGCTGTTTTCGAATCGCTCGGCAACTTCACGGTCGGCCAGCCCGACAGCTGCGCGTTGCTGCGCATGTACTGGAACAATCAAGGCGGCATCAATTTCGCACGGCTGGCCTGGCGTACGCCGGCGTCGGCACCGGTGAGCGCTGGCGTGCTGATTCCCGCGGCGCAGTTGTTCGATCCGGGCGACCCGGCCAGCTCGGCCGGCTGCGCCGGGTCGATCACCGGCACCGGCACCAGCATCACGTTGAACAAGATCGTCGATTCCCGTGTCGACGTCGCGGACCAGTTCCGCGTGCGCGTCGCCAACGGCGGCAACGCCGGCGATTTCCGCGAGGCGATCACCGTCGGCAGCGGGATCGGCCAGCAGGCCAGCACCGGCGCGATGCCGGCGACGGCTGGTGTCGGCTACCGCCTGGTCGATGCGATGGCTTCCGGCAGCGCATCGACGCTCGACGCCTACCAGGCTTCGATCGAATGCACCCGCAACGGAACCCCGTTCGTGCCGACGCCGGTGTCGACGGGAACCGAGATCGTGTGGGAAGTGACGCCGGCTGCCAACGAACAGATCACCTGCAACATCACCAATGCCGCCGTCAGCGGCGGCGCGCCGATCTGCGCCAATACCAACATGAGTTCGCAGTGGCGGTTCGGCCAGTTCGCCGGCCTGGACTTCAGCAGCGGATTGGTCGTGGTCGTCCCGTCCGCGGTCAATACGCTCGAGGGCGTGGCCACCACCTCCGACAACGCCGGCAATCTCCTGTTCTATACCGACGGGCTGACCGTTTGGAACCGCAATGATGTCCCGATGCCGAACGGCACCGGCCTGTTCGGCGATCCGTCCTCCACGCAGTCCGCGTTGATCGTGCCGGTGCCGGGCAGCACCGACCGCTACTACCTGTTCGCCGCCAATCAGTCGTTCACGGGCACCGGCCGGATCAGCTACAGCATCGTGGACATGTCGCTCAACGGCGGCCTCGGCGACGTGACCGCTACCAAGAACGTCGTGCTGCAGTCCGCCAACCCCGCCGAGAGCCCGATCGTCCTGGGCAACGCCGCCGAGAAGCTGTCCGGCGTGGCCAAGGCCAACGGACAGGATGCCTGGGTCGTGACGAGCACCCAGAGCGGGTCGCAGCTGTACGTCTGGTCGGTCACCGCGTCCGGGGTCACGCTCGCCGCGTCGCCGGATCCCGGCGGCGCAGCCATCACGTTCTCCGGCGAGATGGATTTCTCCCCCGACGGCACGCGCCTGGCGCTGGCCAACGTCAATGCCGGCACGGTCCACGTCTACGACTTCGACACCACGACCGGCACGATCGGCAACAAGCGCGTCATCACCGGTGTGCCGAGTGCCTATGGCATGGAATTCTCGCCGAACAGCGCGGTGCTCTACGCGTCGCGTGGCGGCGCGACGGTGCAAAGCGTCTACCAGTTCGACATGACGGCGCCGACGTTCCCGTCGACGCCGGCCGACGCGACCGCGACGTTCGACAGCGCGGCCAACGGCTTCAAGGCGATCGAACTCGGCCCCGACGGCCGCCTCTACGTCGCGCAGGCGTCCGGCAGCCACACCGCGGTCAACGGCCTGGACATCGTCGCCTTCCCGGACGTGGTCGGAACCGGTGCCGGCTATTCGCAGAATCCCGGGATCTTCCCGCCCGGGTCGGCTTCGACCAGCGGCCTGCCCAACGGCTTCACCTGTCCGGTCACCGCACTGGCCGTGGACTGGGGCGACGCGCCGGCCAGCTACGGCACCTTGCTGGCCAACGACGGCCCGCGACACGGCATCCCGGGCTACGATCCGGTCGCGCACACCGCGCCGCTGATGCTCGGTGCGCGCATCGACGGCGATGCCGACGGCCAGCCCTCGGCCAATGCCGATGGCGACGATGCCACCGGCATCGACGACGAGGACGCCCTCAGCGGCCCCATCGTCCTGCAGCCGGGCGGAACGAGCATCACCCTGCAGGTCCCCGTGACGAATGCCACGGGCAGCGCGGCGACCCTCTACGCCTGGATCGACCTCGACGGCGACGGCGTTTTCGATGCCGGCGAGTTCACGTCGACGGCGGTCGCCGACGGCGCGACCAGCGCGACACTGGCCTGGACCGGCCTGGCCCCGCTCACCGACGGCCTCACCACCCATGCGCGACTGCGCCTCACGACGGCGGCGTTGCCGGCCGGCGCCGCACCGAATGGTGGCGACGCACGGGCGCTGGGCATCGCACCGGACGGCGAAGTCGAGGATCATCCGGTGGTCGTGGCGACGTCGGTGCCGCTCACCTGCGAGGTTCCGTACAAGGACACCTTCGGCGCCGGCGCCGGCCCCGGACCGGCGCTGCCGCTGGGGCGCACGACCTACACCTATACGACCTCCCCCGCGCCCAACGACGGCTTCTACACGATCAGCCCGGGCATCAACGGTCTCGGCGCGTGGTTCTCCGGCCCGGACCATACCGGCGATCCGGATGGACGGCTGATGCTGGTCAACGCCGGCGGGCCGGACGAGCGCTTCTTCGCCCAGAGCTTCACGAACCTGGTCGCCGGTGCGCGCTACGACTTCTCGGCGTGGATCACCAATGTCTGCAACCGCGGGGCATCGGCGTCCTGCGTGACGTTGCCGCAGGTCGAGTTCCGCATCATCGATCCGGCGACCGGCGCCGTGCTGCAAAGCCTGGACACCGGCCCGATCGCCCACTCGACCGTGCTGCAGTGGAACCACTACAGCCTGACCTTCGTCGCCAGCCAGCCGACCGTGCGCCTGGAACTGGTCAACCGCGTGCCGGCCGCACCCGGCTACAGCGGAAACGACCTCGCGCTCGACGACATTGCGATCGGACAGGTCTGCGAGCTCGGCGATGCGCCGGACAGCTACGGCACGCTCAACGCCAGCGACGGCGCCGGTCATGTGCTGCAGGGCCCGATGCTGGGCGCCGCGCGTGACGGCGAGAATGACGGTGTTCCCGGCCCCGGCGCCGACGGCGACGACCTCAACGGTATCGACGACGAGGACGCCTTCACCGGCCCGATCACGCTGGCGGCCGGCAGCGGTCCGCATACGCTGGCGGTTCCGGTGTCCAACATCGCGATCGCGACCCATCTGTATTGCTGGATCGATTTCGACGGTAACGGCAGCTTCGACGACGACGAGGCGGCCACGGTGACGCTCGCGTCGGGGGCCACCAGCGGTACGTGCTCGTGGCCGGGCGGCGCGAGCCAGGCGCTCGGTTTCGGCCAGAACACGTATGCCCGTTTCCGCGTCACGACCGTCGAGCTCGGCAACACCGGTTTGCCGGGTGCCCAGGACAGCCGTTCGATCGGCGTCGCGCCCGATGGTGAGGTCGAGGATCATCGCGTCGTGACGCCGACGGCCCCGTCGGTGGCGCTGACCAAGGCGCTGACCGGTGAATCGGGCAGCGCGGCCGGCCAGGCCGAGCCGGGCGAGCAGCTGACCTACACGATCACGCTGGCCAATACCGGCGGCAGCGCCGCCACCGGCTACGGCGTGACCGACGCGCTCGATCCGAACACCAGCTTCGTCAGTGCCAGCAACGGTGGCAGCCATGCGGCCGGTGTGGTGACCTGGACCAACCTCACCGTCCCGGCGGGTGGCAGCCTGACGCTGACCGTGGTGGTGACCGTCAACGACCCGCTGCCGGCCGGCGTGAGCCAGATCGCCAACGTGGCCTACGAGACCGGCACGACGCCGCCGGCGTGTCCGCCTGCGGGTGGGCAGTGCGTGGTGATCCCGACCGCGCCGTCCGTTTCCCTCACCAAGGCGCTGACCGGTGAGTCGGGCAGCGTGACCGGCCAGGCCGAGCTGGGCGAGCAGCTGACCTACACGATCACACTGGCCAACGCCGGCGGCAGCGCCGCCACCGCCTACGGCGTGACCGACGCGCTCGACCCGAACACCAGCTTCGTCAGTGCCAGCAACGGTGGCAGCCATGCGGCCGGTGTGGTGAGCTGGACCAATCTCACCGTGCCGGCGGGTGGCAGCCTGACGCTGACCGTGGTGGTGACCGTCAACGACCCGCTGCCGGCCGGCGTGAGCCGGATCGCCAACGTGGCCTACGAGACCGGCACGACGCCACCGCCGTGCCCGCCCGCGGGCGGGCAGTGCGTGGTGATCCCGACGGTGCCGCAGCTGAGCGTGGCCAAGTCGGCCGGTACGCCGACCGCAACCGGCACGCCGGGCCAGTTCACGCTGGCCTACACGATCACCGTCGGCAACGCCGGTGGCAGTGCCGGCCAGTACGACCTGTCCGATACGTTCGACTTCAACGGCGCCACGGTGACCGCGGTGACGACGCCGGCCTATGCCAGCAGCACCGGCGACATCCAGGACGGCATCCCCGGCGGCTTCGGCGCGCCGGCCGGCGGCACGATCGTGACCGGCGAGACGCTCGGCGCGCTCGGCAGCGAGACCTGGACCTACACGGTGACCTATCTGCTGGACGACCCGGTAACGGCGGCCGACTGCGCCGATCCGGCCGGTGGCCTGCGCAACCGCGCGGCACTCGGCGGGGGAGCGAGCGGTGCTCCGCCGGCGACGACCTGTACCGGCGCGCCGAACGTGAACCTGCTCAAGACCGCCGGCGCTCCGGTGCCGACCGGCACGCCGAACGAGTTCACGCTGGCCTACACGGTCGAGGTGAGCAACACCGGCAGCCTGGCGGGGCTCTACACGCTGGGCGATACGCTGACGTTCGCCGGCGCGACGGTGACGGCGATCAGCACGCCGGTGTTCGCCTCGTCGACCGGCGATCCGCAGGACGGCACGCTGGGTGCGTTCGCCGCACCGGCGGGCGGCACGATCGTGACCGACGAACCGATCGCCGCCAGCGGCGCGGAGCGCTGGGCGTATACGGCGACCTACGTGGTGACCGATGCGGGCGCGGCGCAGGACTGCGCCGATCCGGCGGGCGGCCTGCGCAACCGGGCGGACCTGGGCGGCAGCTTCAGCGGCCAGTCCAGCACCTGCACCGGCGCGGCGGCGGTGGTGCTCGGCAAGAGCGCCAGCGGCCCGACGCCGACCGGCACCGCCAACGAGTACGCGATCGACTACCTGGTCAGCGTGCAGAACAACGGCACGCTGGGCGGCGTCTACGATCTGGCCGACACGTTCACGTTCCCGGGCGCCACGATCAGCGCGGTGAGCGCGGTGACGCACGGTGGCGGTGATCCGCTGTCCACGCCGCTGGGTACGCTGACGGTGGCCGGCGGGACGATCGTGACCGGCGAGACGATCGCGGCCGGCGGCGAGGAGACCTATGCCTACCGGGTGACCTTCACGCTCGACAGCGTGGCCGGCGTCGGCACGTGCAGCGCCAGCGGCGGCCTGCGCAACCGGGCGGCCCTCGGCGGCAGCGCGGCCGGGCAGGTCGAGACCTGCACGAACGTGCCGGACCTCGCGGTCAGCAAGACCGCGACCGGTCCGGTGCCGACCGGCGTGAGCGGCCAGTATGAGATCACCTACACGGTCGACGTGATCAACGCCGGCGAGGCAGCCGGGACCTACGACCTGGCCGACGCGTTCGCGTACGCCGGGGCGACGGTCGACGCCGTCAGCGCGGTGGTGCATGCGGGCCTGGACCCGCTGGCGACGACGCTGGGCACGTTGACGGCAGCCGGCGGGACGATCGTGACCGGCGAGACGATCGCGGCCGGTGGCGGCGAGAGCTACACCTACACGGTGACGTTCACGCTGACCGACCCGGCGGCCGCCAGCGACTGCGCCGATCCGGCCGGCGGCCTGCGCAACCGGGCCACGCTCGGCGGCAGCGCCACCGGCGAGGCGGCGACCTGCACCGGCGCGCCGGACGTGACGCTGGCCAAGGCCCTGACCGCCGAGTCGGGCAGCCAGGCGGGGATCGCCGAACCGGGCGAGCAGCTGACCTACACGATCACGCTGACCAACGCCGGCGGTGCCGATGCGGTCGGCTACGGCGTGACCGACCCGCTCGATGCGAACGTGAGCTTCGTCAGTGCCGACAACGGCGGCACGCACGCCGGCGGCGTGGTCACCTGGACCAACCTGACGGTGCCCGCCAACGGAACGCTGGCGCTGACGGTGGTGGTGACGGTGAATGACCCGCTACCGGCCGGCGTGACCGAGGTCGCCAACGCGGCGCACCAGACCGGTACACCGCCGCCGGACTGCACGGCGACGCCGCTGCCGCCCAACTGCACGATCACGCCGACTCCGGCGGTGGTGGCGATCGCCAAGGCGCTGGCCGGCGAATCGGGCAGCCTGGCCGGCGTGGCCGAGGCCGGCGAGCAGCTGACCTACACGATCACGCTGACCAACAGCGGCGGCTCGGATGCCGTCGGCTACGCGGTCAGCGACCGCCTGGACCCGAACACGGCCTTCGTCAGCGCCGACAACGGTGGCGTGCATGCCGCCGGGGTCGTCACCTGGACGGTGACCGTGCCGGCCAGCGGCAGCATCACGCTGACCGTCGTGGTCGCGGTCAACGACCCGCTGCCGGCCGGCGTGACCCAGGTGGCCAACGTCGCCTACCAGACCGGCACCACCCCGCCGCCGTGTCCGCCTGCGGGTGGGCAGTGCGTGGTGATCCCGACCGAGGGCGCCGTGGTGATCGCCAAGGCGCTGGCCGGCGAATCGGGCAGTGCGCCGGGTGTGGCCGAGCCGGGCGAGCAGCTGACCTACACGATCACGCTGACCAACACCGGCGGCAGTGCCGTCGCGGGTTACGCGGTCAGCGATCGCCTGGACCCGAACACCAGCTTCGTCAGCGCGACGAATGGCGGCGTGCACAACGCCGGCGTGGTGACCTGGACGGCGACGGTGCCGGCCAACGGTAGCGTGACGCTGACCGTCGTGGTGGCGGTCAACGACCCGCTGCCGGCGGGTGTGACCCAGGTGGCCAACGTCGCCTACCAGGCCGGCACCACGCCGCCGCCGTGCCCGCCGGGCGGGCCGCAGTGCGTGGTGATCCCGACCGAAGGTGCGGTGCTGGTCGCCAAGTCGGTCACCGACGCCGGCGGCAACGGGCTGGCCGAACCGGGCGAAACGCTGACCTATGCGATCGTGCTGACCAACACCGGCGGCAGTGCGGTGACCGGCTACGGGCTGACCGACGCGCTCGACCCGAACACGGGTTTCATCAGTGCCGACAACGGCGGCGTGCATGCCGGCGGTGTGGTCACCTGGGCCAATCTGACGATCCCGGCCAGCGGCACGCTGAGCGTGACGGTGGTGGTGACGGTCAACGACCCGCTGCCGGCCGGTGTCGGGCAGATCGCCAACGTAGCCCACGAGGCCGGCACGCCCCCGCCGGTCTGCACGGCCGTGCCGGCACCGGCCAATTGCGCAACGATCCCGACGCCGACACGGCCGCAGGTGCAGGTGACCAAGACGGCGAGCGCCTCGAGCGTGAGCCCGACCGGCTCGGTGGTGTACACGGTGACGGTGGCCAACGTGGGCAGCGTCGATGCGGCCAACGTGACGGTCAGCGATCCGCTGCCGGCGGGCATCAGCAGCTACGTCTGGACCTGCGCGGCCGCCGGCGGTGCGGTTTGCCCGAACGCCAGCGGCAGCGGCGCGCTGGCCGAGACGATCGCGACCCTGCCGGCCGGCAGTACCGTGGTCTACACGATCCACGCGACGATCGGCGGCAATCCGCCGGGGTCGATCGTGAACGTGGTGACGCTGACGCCGCCGGGCGATGCGGTGTGCGCGCCGGGGAACACGCCGCCGCCGTGCCGGGCCGATGTGCCGATCACGGTGGCGCCGCCGCGCGAACCGACGCCGGTACCGGTGGACAGCCGCTGGATGCTGCTGGTGCTGGGCTTGCTGCTGATGGCCGGCGCGCTGTGGGAGCAGCGCCGCTGA